Proteins encoded within one genomic window of Ovis aries strain OAR_USU_Benz2616 breed Rambouillet chromosome 1, ARS-UI_Ramb_v3.0, whole genome shotgun sequence:
- the RSPO1 gene encoding R-spondin-1 isoform X1 produces the protein MRLGLCVVALVLSWMHLAAGSRGIKGKRQRRISADGSQACAKGCELCSEVNGCLKCSPKLFILLERNDIRQVGVCLPSCPPGYFDARNPDMNKCIKCKIEHCEACFSHNFCTKCQESLYLHKGRCYPACPEGSAPADGAMECSSPAQCEMSEWSLWGPCSKKKKLCGFRRGLEERTRRVLHAPGGDHAVCSDTKETRRCTVRRTPCPEGQKRRKGSQGRRENANRNPSRKESKEAGTGARRRKGQQQQQQGTVGPVTSAGPT, from the exons ATGCGGCTTGGACTGTGTGTGGTGGCCTTGGTTCTGAGCTGGATGCATTTGGCCGCTGGCAGCCGGGGGATCaaggggaagagacagaggcggA TCAGTGCCGACGGAAGCCAGGCCTGTGCCAAAGGCTGTGAGCTCTGCTCGGAGGTCAACGGCTGCCTCAAGTGCTCGCCCAAGCTGTTCATCCTGCTGGAGAGGAACGACATCCGCCAAGTGGGCGTCTGCTTGCCATCCTGCCCACCTGGATACTTTGATGCCCGCAACCCTGACATGAACAAGTGCATCA AATGCAAGATTGAGCACTGCGAGGCCTGCTTCAGCCACAACTTCTGCACCAAGTGTCAGGAGAGCCTGTACCTGCACAAAGGCCGCTGCTACCCTGCCTGTCCCGAGGGCTCTGCGCCTGCAGACGGCGCCATGGAGTGCAGCAGCCCGG CACAATGTGAAATGAGTGAGTGGTCTCTGTGGGGGCCTTGCTCCAAGAAGAAGAAGCTCTGTGGCTTCCGGAGGGGCTTGGAGGAGCGGACGCGGAGGGTGCTCCATGCCCCGGGGGGAGACCACGCCGTCTGCTCAGACACCAAGGAGACGCGGAGGTGCACAGTGCGGAGGACACCCTGCCCCGAGG ggcagaagaggaggaagggcagCCAGGGCAGGCGGGAGAACGCCAACAGGAACCCCAGCCGCAAGGAGAGCAAGGAGGCGGGCACCGGCGCTCGGAGACGCAAGggccagcagcagcaacagcaagggACAGTGGGGCCGGTCACCTCCGCGGGGCCCACCTAG
- the RSPO1 gene encoding R-spondin-1 isoform X3: MSWEWPLVSADGSQACAKGCELCSEVNGCLKCSPKLFILLERNDIRQVGVCLPSCPPGYFDARNPDMNKCIKCKIEHCEACFSHNFCTKCQESLYLHKGRCYPACPEGSAPADGAMECSSPAQCEMSEWSLWGPCSKKKKLCGFRRGLEERTRRVLHAPGGDHAVCSDTKETRRCTVRRTPCPEGQKRRKGSQGRRENANRNPSRKESKEAGTGARRRKGQQQQQQGTVGPVTSAGPT, encoded by the exons ATGTCATGGGAGTGGCCCCTGG TCAGTGCCGACGGAAGCCAGGCCTGTGCCAAAGGCTGTGAGCTCTGCTCGGAGGTCAACGGCTGCCTCAAGTGCTCGCCCAAGCTGTTCATCCTGCTGGAGAGGAACGACATCCGCCAAGTGGGCGTCTGCTTGCCATCCTGCCCACCTGGATACTTTGATGCCCGCAACCCTGACATGAACAAGTGCATCA AATGCAAGATTGAGCACTGCGAGGCCTGCTTCAGCCACAACTTCTGCACCAAGTGTCAGGAGAGCCTGTACCTGCACAAAGGCCGCTGCTACCCTGCCTGTCCCGAGGGCTCTGCGCCTGCAGACGGCGCCATGGAGTGCAGCAGCCCGG CACAATGTGAAATGAGTGAGTGGTCTCTGTGGGGGCCTTGCTCCAAGAAGAAGAAGCTCTGTGGCTTCCGGAGGGGCTTGGAGGAGCGGACGCGGAGGGTGCTCCATGCCCCGGGGGGAGACCACGCCGTCTGCTCAGACACCAAGGAGACGCGGAGGTGCACAGTGCGGAGGACACCCTGCCCCGAGG ggcagaagaggaggaagggcagCCAGGGCAGGCGGGAGAACGCCAACAGGAACCCCAGCCGCAAGGAGAGCAAGGAGGCGGGCACCGGCGCTCGGAGACGCAAGggccagcagcagcaacagcaagggACAGTGGGGCCGGTCACCTCCGCGGGGCCCACCTAG
- the RSPO1 gene encoding R-spondin-1 isoform X2 produces MLQDRIQVHRHDIKVSADGSQACAKGCELCSEVNGCLKCSPKLFILLERNDIRQVGVCLPSCPPGYFDARNPDMNKCIKCKIEHCEACFSHNFCTKCQESLYLHKGRCYPACPEGSAPADGAMECSSPAQCEMSEWSLWGPCSKKKKLCGFRRGLEERTRRVLHAPGGDHAVCSDTKETRRCTVRRTPCPEGQKRRKGSQGRRENANRNPSRKESKEAGTGARRRKGQQQQQQGTVGPVTSAGPT; encoded by the exons ATGCTGCAAGATAGAATTCAAGTCCATCGACATGACATAAAAG TCAGTGCCGACGGAAGCCAGGCCTGTGCCAAAGGCTGTGAGCTCTGCTCGGAGGTCAACGGCTGCCTCAAGTGCTCGCCCAAGCTGTTCATCCTGCTGGAGAGGAACGACATCCGCCAAGTGGGCGTCTGCTTGCCATCCTGCCCACCTGGATACTTTGATGCCCGCAACCCTGACATGAACAAGTGCATCA AATGCAAGATTGAGCACTGCGAGGCCTGCTTCAGCCACAACTTCTGCACCAAGTGTCAGGAGAGCCTGTACCTGCACAAAGGCCGCTGCTACCCTGCCTGTCCCGAGGGCTCTGCGCCTGCAGACGGCGCCATGGAGTGCAGCAGCCCGG CACAATGTGAAATGAGTGAGTGGTCTCTGTGGGGGCCTTGCTCCAAGAAGAAGAAGCTCTGTGGCTTCCGGAGGGGCTTGGAGGAGCGGACGCGGAGGGTGCTCCATGCCCCGGGGGGAGACCACGCCGTCTGCTCAGACACCAAGGAGACGCGGAGGTGCACAGTGCGGAGGACACCCTGCCCCGAGG ggcagaagaggaggaagggcagCCAGGGCAGGCGGGAGAACGCCAACAGGAACCCCAGCCGCAAGGAGAGCAAGGAGGCGGGCACCGGCGCTCGGAGACGCAAGggccagcagcagcaacagcaagggACAGTGGGGCCGGTCACCTCCGCGGGGCCCACCTAG